The nucleotide sequence atcaaatgctgttacttttttttttattttattcatgattgTTTTTGACCTCACACTTTCGGGAAGAAAGActgtgtgtttggtttgtgtaCAAAAAGTGCAGTAGTGTTAAATAAGGATTTATTGAAAATCTTATTGAGTAGGTTAAGATGAAATTtgcgaccctggaccacaaaacttgaGTTGCacagggatatttgtagcaatagccaaaaatacattgtatgggtcaaaatgatagattttgaattaatgccaaaaatcattaggatattaagtaaagatcatgttccatgaagatattttgtaaatttcctactgtaaatatatcaaaacttaatttctgattagtaatttgcattgctaagaacttcatttggacaactttaaaggtgattttctcaatatttagatttttttgcacacacaaatagttgtatctcagccaaatattgtcctatcctaacaaaccatacatcagtggaaagcttatttataaatcttgacacttaagactggttttgtggtccagggtcacatttgtttaTTCACGTTATCAGTTTGTCATGAATGTAGATAACTTACTGGAAAAACTGGTACAAGCTGTAATGATGCACACATAATTAACATCTGAACACTCATTGTTAATGATTACATGTATTAAATGGAAATACATTGTTTTAGGACTATTAAATTGAAAATGTCAAGAAGAGAGGCTCTAAAGATATTTCCAAGATTAATGTTGCCTAATATATATTGCAGAGTGAGTTGAAAAAACAGAATGAGCTGTGTCctgattttgaagaatgtttatataACAGAACTGAACTTGCTCATGTGACCCTTGTTTTCTAACTTCTGACTGTTTCAAAAATGTCTACCAAGATTCAGAAGCCATGGTTTGCAACTTGACCTCTTGCTGTTTAACAGAATCATGTTGAATTTTAACTGCCTTGGTAAGTTAAAATTCAACTTTTACACTTttagaatgcaaaaaaagaaatgtcaagGAACTGCTGTTGatcataaaaacacaatatgtaACAGGATAACTTCTAACAAGAAATAAGGAAACAGCATGAGCTGATGAATGTGGCAGATCCTCCTGCGAGCCAAAAATAAAACCGGTTTAGTGATGTTATAGGGTTACGGCCTgaccaaaaaaaagtaaataaatcaaaaataaatattgtggaaaCTAAATGGCTTCTTACCCATAGGTAATTTTTCTAAGAGCAACACAGATCTGCTAAAAGGATGAAAGCTAATGGTTGGCTGGTCATCTGACATAAGGCCTATGGTTATTTGGCATCGTTTCCAAGTTGCTATGTACTTGTGGTTTCTTGGGCTTGCCGGTTTTgctttgtgtgtgagtgaatttTCCCCCTTAAGCTGATTTAATAACCGAAGGTCTTCTAAACATAGTGTTGAGTCAGAGtcttttaatctctctctctcgctctttctctcgctctcgctctaaTTTTGCTCTTTGTATTCTGCTGTATGCTCAATTACACACTCATACAAGTTACAGCTTGGCAGGTAGAAGTCATAATCCACATTTCAGAACATTTAGGGTGTGTGTGGCGTAACTATTACATAACAAGTAATATTGTCTATATGTCTATGTATCTCATGATTCAACATACATAGTCAAAGCTGGAAGTATTGACTTTTAAATCAAGTTTGTACAGCTCTACAGTGAACACTTTATGAGCCTAACAATATGTGAGAATATAACATAGCAGTGACCTCCCTCTGTTGCTTCAGGAGGTATTTTTCCCATTCATGTTCCTTACTGTACTTTTATGAAATCATATATTTTATGATTCATCCCTTGAATCATTATGAACTATTgattataagcattttaaaaagtttatattcatatatacaaaagacaaaagattttaaaaaataaataaaaaaaaaggaaattaacactttatttcatCAAAGTAAAcagtgaccgtaaagacatttgaaatgttacaaaagatttcgatttctgctcttttgaactttctgttcctTGAAGAATCCTGGAATAAAAGTGAATAAGAGCTTATGcaataatattaagcaacacaaatgtttttcagcattgatattaataagaaatgtttcttgagcaccaaatcagcatattagaatgatttctaaaggatcatgtgacactgaagactggagtagtaactgctgaaaattcagtagattttaaatgatattaaaatataaacattattttaaattaagaacGATTTACACTATTACATTTCTTAGTGTATCAAATAACTGAAGCCTAACTGAagcaacttatttaaaaaaaaaaaattataatcttttGAACTGTGTATATAATTttctttccatttcattttaaattaatgttgttatattcattataattaagtTCTATTCACTCTGACTTGCAGTAGTACTGACTTCTGGAGAAGTAAATATGCTCTCTCTGCTGAGAAAATTTCCATAGAACCACTGTAGATTAAGATGGTGATTCAGACAAGTGTGgtttggatatttatttatttttacccagACTGCTGAACTACAGTTGCTATGGTTATGAAACACTCACAAACAGACTGAATATTACCTATATGTTCCTCTGACACACTTGCACAAAGTGCATGTTGTGCTCATAGTAACTGTTGTTGAACAGGATGTATGTTCGTGACACACACGTCCGTGAAATTGTCAGCAAAAATCTGTTGTATTCTAGAGCTGCTAGAGCAGATAATTACTTACTTTTTCTGTAATAACAAATCTCAATCTGTTAGCTAACTTGTATGTGCTTTTCTTTTTCAGGGCCATACATTGGTGCACACTGACTCCAAGggattcagacaaaaaaaaaaagttttggagtCAAATCAGCCATTACTCAATTTAACAACAGCGAGGACAGGAGGAAAAATTGGACCTCTCAGCTACTCTCCTCCAATGTCCCAGAGACACTATGACTGCTGTCGGGGCACCAAACTGCTGAGTGAAACCCCTTGAAACGGCCCCTCTGACTCACTCTTACCCAGATATGAATGAGGTGAAGCTATGGACAGCCAGTGACGTCTCTGTTTGGCTGACCAACGAAGGCTTGCAGGAGTACACGGATGCATTGCGGAACGTGGATGGCCCTGCGCTCTTGAGACTGTCTGAGGAAGACTTTAATGCCTCACCTTTGTCTCTGGTCACAGGGGACGGTGGTAGACTGCTTTTGGAACGCATAGAGACTTTGCGCTTAACCAGCCACATGAAGGCACaccagaacaacaaccacgaaAACAACCACCACGCCAACGGTCACGCTGGCATCGTTCTTGCCAACGGCAGTGTGAGCAATGGCAAGATCCACAACGGCATTCCAAAGAATGGCTTGCACTCGGAGCCGGTTCGCATCTTGATTCCACAGCTGCCTGAGCAGGAGCGCACGCCGTATCCCACGGAGTGGTCCAAAACAGGTGTGGCCTTCCTTTACGCTCTGTTCTGCTTTCTCACCACAACAGTTGTGATCTCAGTGGTGCACGAACGTGTCCCACCCAAGGAAGAGTCTCCGCCCCTGCCGGATAAATTCTTTGATCTGTTTGATCGTGTGGAGTGGGCGTTTTCCATCTGTGAGATCAATGGCGTGCTGCTTGTGGGTCTGTGGTTTACGCAGTGGCTTCTGCTTAAACACAGGTCAGTCCCTTAATCATTTTTCAAGTGGTTTTAATCTATGAACTCTCTTAGTTTCTGTACAATAAAGGGATCGTTTACCCCAGAATGTTGTtttttacacaccctcatgtagttccaaacccgtatgagtttctttctcatgttgagcataaaagaagatattttgaagaatgccggtaatcaaacagttaaaagtccccattgacttccatagtatttctttccctgttatgaaagtcagtggggaccatcaaatgtttggttcttcaaaatatcttctaatgtgtttaacataagaaagaaacttttacaggtttggaatgacatgagggtgagtaaatgataacaacagtttcatttttgggtgaactgttccttgaaAAAGAAACtacaataatttatttcatgACATAATGCCTTAAACAGCTGAATCATCTCCTGGCATGACTCATAAACAGtgcagaattcttttttttttttttttttttttttttagcatagccATCCATAAACTATGACCTATCCTATGATCTGGCTATTTTTTTGACTTTGATTTCTCTCCGTTTGCAGGTCCATAATTGGTCGTCGGTTCTTTTTTATTGTGGGAACTCTGTATTTGTACAGATGCATGACCATGTACTTTACGACATTACCTGTGCCAGGCATGCACTTCAAGTGTTCCCCAAAGGTAACTGTTGAAGGATGAGAATACTTGTAGCTTGACACTGAAACTAGACCTTTATGCAAGTTAATGTTGGTCTAGAATAGGGATACTGTCTGAAGTGAATAGtgctaaatacaggtgtaaactGGGTCAAGTGCTTGAATCACATTTGGTGGTAGGAAAAAACATGTGACATCAAACAATCTTGCACTCTGCCATAGTTTCAGATATCATTCTTGCTTCTAAATATGAGTATGCACAATTGCACATGCACAACTGAtgttgtgagagagagggagtaaAGTAATAAAGATAATGcaatgaagaaattaaaataacatgttgtttttttatctttaaatgtttttgtgcttgtaaatgcttatacgtgtgtgtttgtgtgtgtcttccAGATCTTCGGTGACTGGGAGGCTCAGTCACGGCGGGTAATGAAAATGATGGCTGGTGGTGGCCTGTCAATCACTGGCTCTCACTCTTTGTGTGGAGATTATTTGTACAGTGGACACACAGTGATGCTGACTCTAACATACCTCTTTATTAAAGAGTGTGAGTACTCATATTTATTAACAATCATGTCGAAATATGCTTTAATAACGTGATTTTTACCCTCTACATGTTGTTGTGATTGGTTGATATCGCCATCTAGTGGACATGATGGAcaataacacataaataaaaaacattatacaatacACAAACATACTTAAAACCAATGATAACATCTGTGAGTTTGATATGCCTGCCTCCACTCTGAAACTATTAtacagaatgtatttttttactttttatagatTCTCCACGGAGGTTCTGGTGGTATTGCTGGATCTGCTGGTGCCTGAGTGCCGTCGGTATCTTCTGCATCCTGTTGGCTCATGATCACTACACCATAGACGTGGTGGTGGCCTACTTCATCACCACACGCCTCTTCTGGTGGTACCATACAATGGCCAATCAGCAGGTACATTTGTAGTTTAAAACTAGGACATCTTTGCTTATTTAATGGATTTAAGCATGCTTATTTTATAACAATTACATAccagatttataaaaaaacatgctGTAACTGTGTCTCTAATATGAGCTATATTCAGGTATCCAAGGTATATTCATTGCAgtctaaattaaattatgtactaaattaaatcagttataaattaacaattttctgagatatttatttatttatttatttatttatttgtgtgtgataTAAATTACACTACACTTCTTCAAACAATCCAATtcagtttttcaattttaaattctttattgcCATGAttgtctatataaaatataatacaacaataatacatattatacattatacaaagAATTATACATAAATCATGTAGTGACAAGAAAAACAATATAACTAACAATTTTTTGTGCTAagtaattaagatttaaaaatcaaGAACAgtgtaatatataaagtatataaaatggACCATTATCaagaagatattatgaaaaaACTTATACTTACTATAGTATACATTGGTGATCTTTGATTGTATTGTATTCATCAAGCCAGTAGTTGGTTTCTGAGGATGTGCAGCCAAAACAAAATGTTGCTACAGTTGATGGATAACAGTCTTTACCCAGCAACATCTGCATTTGAGCTATTTCTGGGAAACTGtggcattacattttttacatctATTAATTCTCCTAACTTAATCTCTTCTGCTGTTCTATAGGCTCTAAAGGAAATTTCCACTGGCAACCTGTTCTCTCGTGTGTGGTGGTTTGTTCCATTCCAATACTTTGAGAGTAACGTACGTGGCATTGTGCCTCGAAACTACCAGCTGCCATTCTTGTTGCGAACGATGACGTGCACCCGGGTTAAGTACAGTAAGCTGGACTCGCGTGAGTCATGACCCATtgcttctgattggctggagcTCTGTGAGACTCTAAAAGAGAAACTACTCTTCCCATCAGGCCCTGCAAAACTGGTTGAGCACTGTGACACATACACAGATCATTTTGTAGCATTTGAAGCATTTCAATGTCCCTAGCAGGTATGTATATGTAGAGCAGAGTGTCTAACAACTGGATTTGATTTGCTGCTCTTTATAATAGTTAAAAATGGCCAGGCCTTGATCTGATAGAGAACTAAGCCTTTTTGCTGTCTTCTAGATGGACTTGGTCTGGTGGAATATGTCATTAAAGTTCATTTACCTGCCAAAACTGTATTGAATAAACTGGAACCCTTATAGAaccagattttctttttaaaaagcatctttttgtaataattttattcattctgGAGTAAAactttttctaaatatttcacatgtttattttccaaaaaagtgTCGTCCAAATAGAATATCTTTTTTAGATTTGTACCTGTACAGCTTCAGTGTTTTCTAGTGCCTTTCTTCCATACACAgataatgtatatatttcaacAGAGTACATACAcgtataatatatacacacatacatcaaTACCTTGTAGatgctttaaacatttatataatgttaacCCGCAATGTTGTCTGTCTGAATgtctaaatgttttgtttggcCTGTGATCATTAAGAGAAGCAGTATGTTTTTATAGAAGCTTTGAATGTGGGAGGTCAGTTCTGCCTTTCACATTACAACAATCCTTCGAATCTAACCCTGAGCACACACACTTCCTAGTGTTTAAAATTGGATGATTGTGTTCAATTATTCATTACTGAagatttactttttcttttcggTATCATCCATCGGTCTAGCAAACAGAATACAGAAGAAATATAGGAGGGACTAGTTTTGACGTTTTTCGATCAGGATATAGTGTTCATTTGACAAAACACCACT is from Cyprinus carpio isolate SPL01 chromosome B17, ASM1834038v1, whole genome shotgun sequence and encodes:
- the sgms1a gene encoding phosphatidylcholine:ceramide cholinephosphotransferase 1 encodes the protein MNEVKLWTASDVSVWLTNEGLQEYTDALRNVDGPALLRLSEEDFNASPLSLVTGDGGRLLLERIETLRLTSHMKAHQNNNHENNHHANGHAGIVLANGSVSNGKIHNGIPKNGLHSEPVRILIPQLPEQERTPYPTEWSKTGVAFLYALFCFLTTTVVISVVHERVPPKEESPPLPDKFFDLFDRVEWAFSICEINGVLLVGLWFTQWLLLKHRSIIGRRFFFIVGTLYLYRCMTMYFTTLPVPGMHFKCSPKIFGDWEAQSRRVMKMMAGGGLSITGSHSLCGDYLYSGHTVMLTLTYLFIKEYSPRRFWWYCWICWCLSAVGIFCILLAHDHYTIDVVVAYFITTRLFWWYHTMANQQALKEISTGNLFSRVWWFVPFQYFESNVRGIVPRNYQLPFLLRTMTCTRVKYSKLDSRES